From the genome of Nicotiana sylvestris chromosome 2, ASM39365v2, whole genome shotgun sequence, one region includes:
- the LOC138885932 gene encoding uncharacterized mitochondrial protein AtMg00860-like has translation MHLKNNVFQPYLDLFVIVFIDDIMVYYRSHEKHAQHLRVVLQLLREEKLYAKFSKCELWLTLVAFLGHVVSSEGIQVDLKKIKAVKSWPRPSSATEIRSFLGLASYYRHFVQGFSSIASPSTKLTQKGAPIRWSDECEESF, from the coding sequence atgcatctgAAGAACAATGtttttcagccttatctcgacttgtttgtcatagtgttcattgatgatatcatgGTGTACTATCGTAGTCATGAGAAGCATGCCCAACATTTGAGGGTTGTGTTGCAGCTGttaagggaggagaaactttatgccaagttctccaagtgtgagctTTGGCTCACTttagtggcgttcttggggcacgtggtttCCAGTGAGGGGATTCaagtggatctgaagaagataaaggcggttaaaagttggcccagaccgtcttcaGCTACGGAAATAaggagctttcttggtttggccagTTATTATCGTCACTTCGTgcagggtttctcatctattgcatcaccctcaactaaattgacccaaaagggtgctcctattaggtggtcagatgagtgtgaggagagcttttag